Genomic segment of Candidatus Aegiribacteria sp.:
AAGGTCTTTCATGCCGGGATATTTTTTCTTCTGTTCATCTCGATGATTATCAACCGGGATCTCTGCCGTGGTTTTCATCCTGCCCCTGTCCTGTTCACATTCGGGGTTATTTATGCTGTCAGTGATGAGATACACCAGAGTTTTGTTCCTGGAAGAGATTGCTCCGCGGGAGATCTTATTGCGGACATTGCCGGACTAGCAATTGGCCTTTTCGCATATTTATATTACTCCAAGGTGCATTTGAAAGCAAGTTGAATCTTCATGCTAGATTCTTCTTGACATCAAATACTATTTCGTTAAGATTCTATATTGGTGTTTAGCCGTACGAGTATATGAAAATGTATGCGTACTTTTGTATTACCGTAAATAACGTAAACCAAACTAAATCGAGAGGAGGTGCCAGGTATGCTCAAGGCGAGAACAAAATGGTTCTGTCTTGGACTCCTGAGCGTGTCCCTGCTGTTTGCAGCATGTGGACCAAGCGCCGCAGAACTTCAGGCAAGAGACGATGCACGCGCAGCAGCTCTCGCTGCAGAAGCCAGAGCAGATGGCCTTGAGGAAGAACT
This window contains:
- a CDS encoding VanZ family protein, whose translation is MLGGIFYLSHQPSLEVIPPLFPHQDKVFHAGIFFLLFISMIINRDLCRGFHPAPVLFTFGVIYAVSDEIHQSFVPGRDCSAGDLIADIAGLAIGLFAYLYYSKVHLKAS